Proteins from a genomic interval of Scophthalmus maximus strain ysfricsl-2021 chromosome 22, ASM2237912v1, whole genome shotgun sequence:
- the LOC118291818 gene encoding cortexin-2-like, whose translation MADDLYSSTFSASESDFSSSSSSSSSSSVSTSFLTLEQRAAFLFVLILFIFLGLLIVRCFRILLDPYRSMPSSTWTDHVEKDTFHYRIS comes from the coding sequence ATGGCCGACGACCTCTACAGCAGcaccttctctgcctctgaatcagacttctcctcctcttcctcctcctcctcctcctcctcagtgtcaACCTCCTTCCTCACGCTCGAGCAGAGAGCGgccttcctcttcgtcctcatcctcttcatcttcttggGCCTGCTGATTGTTCGATGTTTCCGGATCCTTCTGGACCCGTACCGCAGCATGCCGTCCTCCACCTGGACCGACCACGTGGAGAAGGACACGTTCCACTACCGCATCTCCTGA